Proteins encoded in a region of the Syngnathus typhle isolate RoL2023-S1 ecotype Sweden linkage group LG20, RoL_Styp_1.0, whole genome shotgun sequence genome:
- the heyl gene encoding hairy/enhancer-of-split related with YRPW motif-like protein gives MKRPHDYSSESDTDELIDVGQEDGYCPVTGSMSPGSASQILARKKRRGIIEKKRRDRINHSLSELRRLVPSAFEKQGSSKLEKAEILQMTVDHLKFLHAMGGKGYFDARALAVDYRTLGFRECVGEVVRYLSSLEGESPDPIGARLVTHLSHCASELEPLVLQSHPTSALPFPPWPWVSFPQMSAALPASSSPPFPSGRRDLALMGSYPPAAALRLAPLAGCQRGAPPLLAPSALAHRLPSPAPSPSSGPPRPTQVSPRSTSKNSPLPPAPSSSSPTTAPPLVSFRPFAPLVSSAVQRRGLVGSGKSAQGWATEIGAF, from the exons ATGAAGAGACCACACGATTACAGCTCAGAGTCGGACACGGACGAGCTGATTGACGTGGGACAAGAGGACGGTTACTG CCCAGTCACCGGGTCCATGTCGCCTGGCAGCGCATCACAGATTCTGGCCcgaaagaagagaagaggg ATAATTGAGAAGAAGCGGAGGGACCGGATCAATCACAGCCTATCGGAGTTAAGGAGACTGGTGCCAAGTGCTTTTGAAAAACAG GGTTCCTCAAAGTTGGAGAAAGCCGAGATTCTGCAAATGACTGTGGACCATCTCAAATTTCTGCACGCTATGGGAGGAAAag GTTACTTTGACGCGAGGGCGCTGGCAGTGGACTACAGGACCCTGGGCTTCAGGGAGTGCGTTGGAGAGGTGGTCCGGTACCTCAGCTCTCTGGAAGGAGAGTCTCCAGACCCGATAGGCGCCCGCCTGGTCACTCATCTTTCCCACTGTGCAAGCGAGCTGGAGCCCCTGGTTCTCCAGTCGCACCCAACCTCCGCTTTGCCCTTCCCTCCTTGGCCCTGGGTGTCCTTCCCCCAGATGTCCGCCGCCTTACCGGCCTCATCCTCACCGCCGTTCCCCAGCGGACGACGGGATCTCGCCTTGATGGGGAGCTACCCGCCGGCGGCGGCCCTCCGCCTCGCACCGCTGGCCGGCTGCCAACGGGGGGCGCCACCCCTCCTGGCCCCCTCGGCTCTCGCCCACAGGCTGCCGTCCCCCGCGCCCTCCCCATCTTCGGGCCCACCCAGGCCGACGCAGGTCTCCCCTCGCAGCACCTCCAAGAACTCGCCTCTTCCTCCCgccccttcctcttcctctccaaCCACCGCGCCACCGCTCGTTTCTTTCCGACCATTTGCTCCTTTGGTATCTTCCGCAGTCCAGCGTCGGGGCTTAGTTGGATCGGGCAAATCCGCTCAAGGATGGGCGACTGAaattggagctttttga
- the LOC133144231 gene encoding coagulation factor XI-like, producing MDALFILSILSIISLSLSQECPPQLLENVDFPGADIKFEYSPDVQHCQHLCTQHPSCLFFTFLRPDWTVDDRHFHCYLKTTPSGEPDVQTPLVGVTSGYSLKSCNPEPMPCLPNVYQNVDFFGADYRALFTNSYQECQRVCTKDRFCRFFTFINKDFANENIRYKCHLKFSWPIPRTLNVNRKPGVVSGFSHSVQFSQPSDIACSEKLFSNTDFEGSALESQPAGTPEHCLALCSANPQCTYFSFQSNSLTCQLKNDPNQVVMKSQEGVTSGIATHFCQQDANWVKTALEEVDFYGSDIRFELMDDVETCEKTCSIDQNCQFYTYLNENFSDSSYRRHCYLKRVTTMPAPPKVTKLDNVVSGFTKRNCI from the exons ATGGACGCTCTTTTTATTCTAAGTATTCTCTCGATTATAAGTCTCTCCTTGAGTcaag AATGCCCACCACAATTGTTGGAGAACGTTGACTTTCCGGGAGCGGACATTAAATTCGAGTATTCTCCTGATGTTCAGCACTGTCAGCATTTATGCACACAGCACCCGTCTTGTCTCTTCTTTACATTCTTACGTCCAGACTGGACCGTTGATGACAG GCACTTCCACTGCTACCTCAAGACAACGCCTTCCGGAGAGCCCGACGTCCAGACCCCTCTCGTTGGTGTCACCTCTGGATATTCTCTCAAATCCTGCAACCCAGAACCAA TGCCCTGTCTGCCTAACGTGTACCAGAACGTGGACTTTTTTGGGGCAGACTATCGGGCCTTGTTCACGAACAGCTACCAGGAGTGTCAGCGAGTGTGCACCAAAGACCGCTTTTGCCGTTTTTTTACATTCATCAATAAGGACTTCGCAAATGAGAATATCAG ATATAAATGCCACCTAAAATTCAGCTGGCCCATACCAAGGACCTTAAACGTAAACAGGAAGCCCGGCGTGGTGTCCGGCTTCTCTCACAGTGTCCAGTTTAGTCAGCCCTCTGACATag CATGTTCCGAGAAACTTTTCTCGAACACGGACTTCGAGGGGAGCGCGCTTGAGTCACAACCTGCCGGTACGCCAGAGCACTGTCTGGCCTTGTGCTCTGCAAATCCACAATGTACTTACTTCTCCTTCCAGAG CAATTCCCTCACTTGTCAACTGAAAAACGATCCCAATCAAGTAGTGATGAAGTCCCAAGAAGGTGTGACATCTGGGATAGCAACACACTTCTGTCAACAAGATGCCA ATTGGGTAAAGACAGCTCTTGAGGAAGTCGACTTCTATGGTTCGGATATTCGCTTCGAACTGATGGACGACGTAGAGACGTGCGAGAAGACGTGTTCCATCGATCAAAATTGTCAGTTCTACACATACCTCAACGAGAACTTCAGCGACTCCTCTTACCG GCGTCACTGCTATCTCAAGCGCGTCACCACCATGCCGGCTCCTCCCAAAGTTACCAAACTGGACAATGTGGTTTCTGGGTTCACCAAGAGGAACTGCATTTAA